In one window of Opitutus sp. GAS368 DNA:
- the folB gene encoding dihydroneopterin aldolase: MKPADKLVLTDMTFRACHGVLPVERRRRQEFRVTVELEVSVARAGRSDSLADTIDYCAVQAVVREVVEGAHRKLIEALAEDIARRLLAAFPAAQAVVIELLKPSPPVDFEFGGVQVRIRRARGKSRR; encoded by the coding sequence ATGAAGCCTGCCGACAAACTCGTCCTGACCGACATGACCTTTCGCGCCTGCCACGGCGTGCTGCCGGTCGAGCGCCGCCGCCGGCAGGAGTTTCGCGTGACGGTGGAACTGGAGGTCTCCGTCGCCCGGGCCGGCCGCAGCGACTCGCTGGCTGACACCATCGACTATTGTGCGGTGCAGGCCGTGGTGCGCGAAGTCGTGGAGGGGGCGCATCGCAAGCTGATCGAGGCTCTGGCCGAGGACATCGCCCGGCGCCTGCTGGCGGCGTTTCCGGCCGCGCAGGCGGTGGTCATCGAACTGCTCAAGCCGAGTCCGCCGGTCGATTTTGAGTTTGGCGGCGTGCAGGTCCGGATCCGGCGCGCCCGGGGCAAATCCAGGCGATAA
- a CDS encoding aminodeoxychorismate/anthranilate synthase component II: MLLVIDNYDSFTFNLVQYFGQLGVSMRVFRNDEITPAEALKLNPERVLISPGPCTPSDAGVSIDIIKTFAGKKPVLGVCLGHQAMGQHFGGKVIRAPRQMHGKLSPIKHRNTDIFAGLPSPFTATRYHSLLVERSSFPDCLEITAETAEGEIMGLRHKQFPVFGVQFHPESIATEGGMSILQNFLSLN; the protein is encoded by the coding sequence GTGCTGCTGGTCATCGACAACTACGATTCCTTTACCTTCAACCTGGTTCAATACTTCGGCCAGCTGGGCGTGAGCATGCGGGTATTCCGTAATGACGAGATCACCCCGGCCGAGGCGCTGAAGCTGAACCCCGAACGTGTGCTCATTTCGCCGGGTCCCTGCACCCCCTCCGATGCTGGTGTAAGTATCGACATCATAAAGACTTTCGCCGGCAAGAAGCCTGTCTTGGGCGTCTGCCTCGGCCACCAGGCCATGGGCCAGCATTTCGGCGGCAAGGTCATCCGCGCCCCGCGCCAGATGCACGGCAAGCTCTCGCCAATCAAGCACCGCAACACCGACATCTTCGCCGGCCTCCCCTCGCCCTTCACGGCCACCCGCTACCATTCGCTGCTGGTCGAGCGCTCGAGTTTCCCGGACTGCCTTGAAATCACGGCCGAGACCGCCGAGGGCGAGATCATGGGCCTCCGGCACAAACAATTCCCGGTCTTCGGGGTCCAGTTCCATCCCGAATCCATCGCCACCGAAGGCGGCATGAGCATCCTCCAAAATTTTCTATCCCTGAATTAG
- the nrdR gene encoding transcriptional regulator NrdR: MRCPKCTSIEDKVIDSRIARDGNNTRRRRECLECGHRFTTSETLVRDSMVVVKRDSRQEPFDREKLLRAVRAACHKRPVDNEQITMLIEDVIDAVEALYESQVPTSAVGEHVMQRLRKMDQVAYVRFASVYKEFRDVSEFVDEISSLAPRRASDNPKAKK; encoded by the coding sequence ATGCGCTGTCCCAAGTGCACTTCCATTGAAGACAAGGTGATCGACTCGCGCATCGCGCGCGACGGCAACAACACCCGCCGCCGCCGCGAATGCCTCGAGTGCGGCCACCGCTTCACCACCTCCGAAACCCTCGTCCGCGACAGCATGGTCGTGGTCAAGCGCGACAGCCGCCAGGAGCCCTTCGACCGCGAGAAGCTCCTCCGCGCCGTCCGTGCCGCCTGCCACAAGCGCCCCGTCGACAACGAGCAGATCACGATGCTCATCGAGGACGTGATCGACGCCGTCGAGGCCCTCTACGAGAGCCAGGTGCCCACCAGCGCCGTCGGCGAACACGTCATGCAGCGCCTCCGCAAGATGGACCAGGTCGCCTACGTCCGCTTCGCCTCCGTCTACAAGGAATTCCGCGACGTCTCCGAGTTCGTCGACGAAATCAGCAGTCTTGCACCCCGCCGCGCATCCGATAATCCGAAAGCCAAGAAATGA
- a CDS encoding UDP-glucuronic acid decarboxylase family protein: MRILVTGGAGFLGSHLCDKLLAAGHEVVCLDNLFTGSKDNIAHLLHHPKFEFVRHDVIDPFKYEVDQIYNLACPASPPHYQYNPIKTIKTSVMGAINCLGLAKRVKARVFQASTSEVYGDPAVHPQPESYWGNVNPIGRRSCYDEGKRVAETLFFDYHRENKVDIRIVRIFNTYGPRMHPNDGRVVSNFIVQALKGEAITVYGDGQQTRSFCYVDDLLEGFVRLMDQTEMVGPINLGNPGEFTMLELAENVLKLTKSKSKIVHKPLPADDPKQRRPDITLAKKYLKWEPKVPLAEGLKKTIAYFKTKV; this comes from the coding sequence ATGAGAATCCTTGTGACAGGCGGTGCTGGTTTCCTCGGCAGTCATCTTTGCGACAAGCTCCTCGCCGCGGGCCACGAGGTCGTGTGCCTCGACAACCTGTTCACCGGCAGCAAGGACAACATCGCGCACCTGCTCCACCACCCGAAGTTCGAGTTCGTGCGCCACGACGTGATCGACCCGTTCAAGTATGAGGTCGACCAGATCTACAACCTCGCCTGCCCGGCCTCGCCGCCGCACTACCAATACAACCCCATCAAGACCATCAAGACATCGGTGATGGGCGCGATCAACTGCCTCGGCCTGGCCAAGCGCGTCAAGGCCCGCGTCTTCCAGGCGAGCACCTCCGAGGTCTACGGCGACCCCGCCGTCCACCCGCAGCCCGAGAGTTACTGGGGCAACGTCAACCCCATCGGCCGCCGCTCGTGCTACGACGAGGGCAAGCGCGTCGCGGAGACGCTTTTCTTCGACTATCACCGCGAGAACAAGGTCGATATCCGCATCGTCCGCATCTTCAACACCTACGGCCCGCGCATGCACCCGAACGACGGCCGCGTGGTCTCGAACTTCATCGTGCAGGCGCTCAAGGGCGAAGCCATCACCGTCTACGGCGACGGCCAGCAGACCCGCTCGTTCTGTTACGTCGACGACCTGCTCGAGGGTTTCGTGCGCCTGATGGACCAGACCGAGATGGTCGGGCCCATCAACCTCGGCAACCCGGGCGAGTTCACGATGCTCGAGCTCGCGGAAAACGTGCTCAAGCTCACCAAGAGCAAGTCGAAGATCGTTCACAAGCCGTTGCCCGCCGACGACCCGAAGCAGCGCCGCCCCGACATCACCTTGGCCAAGAAATACCTCAAGTGGGAGCCGAAGGTCCCGCTTGCCGAGGGTCTCAAGAAGACCATCGCCTACTTCAAGACGAAGGTGTGA
- a CDS encoding histidine triad nucleotide-binding protein, whose amino-acid sequence MSKTIFQKIIDREIPAKLAHEDEFCIAIHDIDPKAPVHVLIIPKKLIPRVGAATAADQATLGHLLLTAAALAKKLGIAESGYRIVINNGRDGGETVPHLHVHLLGQRPLAWPPG is encoded by the coding sequence ATGTCCAAAACGATTTTCCAAAAGATCATCGACCGCGAGATTCCGGCGAAGCTCGCGCACGAGGATGAGTTCTGCATCGCCATCCACGACATCGACCCCAAGGCGCCGGTGCATGTGCTGATCATTCCGAAGAAGCTCATTCCCCGCGTTGGCGCGGCCACCGCCGCCGACCAAGCTACCCTCGGTCACCTGCTGCTGACGGCCGCTGCGCTCGCGAAGAAGCTGGGCATTGCCGAGTCCGGCTACCGTATCGTGATCAACAACGGCCGCGACGGCGGAGAAACCGTACCGCACCTGCATGTGCACCTGCTCGGCCAGCGCCCCCTCGCCTGGCCGCCGGGCTGA
- the folK gene encoding 2-amino-4-hydroxy-6-hydroxymethyldihydropteridine diphosphokinase, with protein sequence MQPAQAFIGIGANLGDRWGTIGAALGRLQATAGIVGVELSPVYESDPVGVLEQPLFLNLVAGVETTLTPEALLQELLAIELELGRKRIVRWGPRRIDLDLLLYAGETRQDPGLQLPHPRMFERPFVIEPLRALLQRPGFQGPAWAGLREQLAGWPVGGGIRPWSPA encoded by the coding sequence ATGCAGCCGGCGCAGGCTTTTATCGGCATCGGGGCCAACCTCGGCGATCGCTGGGGCACCATCGGCGCTGCGCTCGGGCGGCTGCAGGCGACCGCGGGGATCGTCGGCGTGGAATTGTCGCCGGTATATGAGTCCGACCCGGTCGGCGTGCTGGAGCAGCCCCTCTTTCTGAACCTCGTGGCGGGTGTGGAAACCACCCTCACACCCGAGGCCTTGTTGCAGGAACTGCTGGCCATCGAGCTGGAGCTCGGGCGCAAGCGGATCGTCCGCTGGGGGCCGCGCCGCATCGACCTCGACCTGCTGCTCTATGCCGGGGAAACGCGACAGGATCCCGGATTGCAGCTCCCGCATCCCCGGATGTTCGAACGTCCCTTTGTCATCGAACCGCTGCGCGCCCTCCTCCAACGGCCGGGATTCCAAGGACCCGCCTGGGCTGGTCTGCGCGAGCAGCTGGCGGGGTGGCCCGTGGGTGGGGGAATCCGCCCTTGGTCGCCGGCCTGA
- a CDS encoding S9 family peptidase: protein MKIRLIAVLSLLACTAGLLRAAEAPTKHVITHEDVWLMKRLDVPVPSPDGKWVVFGVTEPAYDAKETVSDLWLKSLTDDTPARRITFSKPAESGVVWSPDSRKLAFAAKRDGDEVGQVYVLDLAGGGEAERVTSLSTGAGSPKWSPDGSKLLFVSSVYPGATDDEANKKAAKEHKDRKYNARAYETFPPRYWMSWLDDKRAHLFVQEAKAGVVARDLLAGTKLAASPGFGGPFGSSGENLEAEWAPDGSAVVFTAALNRNDGAFANVNTQIFSVPAAGGEPSRLTNDTHSYGSLSFSPDGKTLLCTYSAEQAGKVYDLSKLASFPWPLKGEPKILTANLDRSVSRYAAPEGSDRIYFTYEHAGLEQLHSVSYAGNDVRDEASPATGTISGLNAGGHALTGTWEATTNPQEVYSFNGVPKRLTAINREKAAAIDWLPVEHFWFKSAQGRDIHSMIVKPAGFDPAKKYPLFAVIHGGAANMWHDAFVLRWNYDLLAKPGYVLILTDYTGSTGYGEEFARAIQLDPLKTPGDEINQAVDEAIKKYSFIDGTRLAAGGASYGGHLANWLQATTTRYKCIISHAGEADLTMQWGTSDGIFGREVNSGGPIWGDSPVWRAQSPALQAGNHAKGTGFKSPILISVGELDFRVPMNNAYMWFTLNQRLQVPSKLLVFPEAGHWILRGEDSRYWYGEVHAWLAKYLK from the coding sequence ATGAAGATCCGATTGATCGCCGTATTGTCTCTGCTGGCCTGCACGGCCGGCCTTCTCCGCGCCGCTGAGGCGCCCACCAAACATGTCATCACCCACGAGGATGTATGGCTCATGAAACGCCTCGACGTGCCCGTGCCCAGCCCCGATGGCAAGTGGGTCGTGTTCGGGGTCACCGAGCCGGCCTATGATGCCAAGGAGACGGTCTCCGACCTCTGGCTCAAATCGCTGACGGACGACACGCCGGCGCGCCGCATCACCTTCAGCAAGCCGGCCGAGAGCGGGGTCGTCTGGTCGCCGGACAGCCGCAAGCTGGCTTTCGCCGCCAAACGCGACGGCGACGAGGTGGGGCAGGTCTACGTCCTCGATCTCGCCGGGGGCGGCGAGGCGGAGCGCGTCACGTCGCTGTCCACGGGTGCCGGCTCGCCCAAGTGGAGTCCCGACGGCAGCAAGCTCCTGTTCGTGAGCTCGGTCTATCCCGGCGCCACGGACGACGAAGCCAACAAGAAGGCCGCCAAGGAGCACAAGGACCGCAAATACAATGCCCGGGCCTATGAGACCTTCCCGCCGCGCTACTGGATGTCGTGGCTGGACGACAAGCGGGCGCATCTCTTCGTGCAGGAGGCCAAGGCCGGTGTGGTCGCCCGCGACCTGCTGGCCGGCACCAAGCTCGCCGCCTCGCCCGGTTTCGGCGGCCCGTTCGGCAGCAGCGGCGAGAATCTGGAAGCCGAGTGGGCGCCGGACGGCTCGGCCGTCGTGTTCACCGCGGCGCTGAACCGCAACGACGGCGCCTTCGCCAACGTGAACACCCAGATCTTCTCCGTGCCTGCGGCCGGTGGCGAGCCGTCGCGCCTGACCAACGACACCCACAGCTACGGCTCGCTGTCGTTCTCGCCCGATGGCAAGACGCTCCTGTGCACCTATTCGGCCGAGCAGGCCGGCAAGGTCTATGACCTGAGCAAACTCGCGAGCTTTCCCTGGCCGCTCAAGGGCGAGCCGAAGATCCTCACCGCAAACCTCGACCGCTCGGTGTCGCGCTACGCCGCGCCCGAGGGCTCCGATCGCATCTATTTCACCTACGAACACGCCGGCCTCGAACAGCTCCATTCGGTGTCCTACGCCGGCAACGACGTGCGCGACGAGGCCTCGCCGGCCACCGGCACGATCAGCGGCCTGAACGCGGGCGGCCACGCCCTCACCGGGACGTGGGAGGCCACGACCAATCCGCAGGAGGTTTATTCGTTCAACGGCGTGCCGAAGCGCCTGACCGCGATCAACCGCGAGAAGGCCGCGGCGATCGACTGGCTCCCGGTCGAGCACTTCTGGTTCAAAAGCGCCCAGGGTCGCGACATCCACAGCATGATCGTGAAGCCCGCCGGCTTCGACCCGGCGAAGAAGTATCCGCTCTTTGCCGTCATCCACGGCGGTGCGGCGAACATGTGGCACGATGCCTTCGTGCTGCGCTGGAACTACGATCTGCTGGCCAAGCCGGGCTACGTTCTCATTCTGACCGACTACACCGGCTCGACCGGCTACGGCGAGGAATTCGCTCGCGCCATCCAGCTCGACCCGCTCAAGACGCCCGGGGACGAGATCAACCAGGCCGTCGACGAGGCCATCAAGAAATATTCCTTCATCGACGGCACGCGCCTCGCGGCCGGCGGCGCCAGCTACGGCGGCCACCTGGCCAACTGGCTGCAGGCGACGACCACGCGCTACAAGTGCATCATCTCCCACGCCGGCGAGGCCGACCTCACGATGCAGTGGGGCACCAGCGACGGCATCTTCGGGCGTGAGGTGAATTCCGGCGGCCCGATCTGGGGCGACAGCCCCGTGTGGCGCGCGCAGAGCCCGGCACTGCAGGCCGGCAACCACGCGAAGGGCACCGGCTTCAAGTCGCCCATCCTCATCTCGGTCGGCGAGCTCGATTTCCGCGTGCCGATGAACAACGCCTACATGTGGTTCACGCTGAACCAGCGCCTGCAGGTGCCGAGCAAGCTGCTCGTCTTCCCCGAGGCCGGCCACTGGATCCTGCGCGGCGAGGACAGCCGCTACTGGTATGGCGAGGTCCACGCTTGGCTCGCGAAATATTTGAAATAA
- a CDS encoding dihydropteroate synthase, giving the protein MLNSSTHTSEFWQSPHGRSLPAPGGRTLVMGILNVTPDSFSDGNQLPTPEAVVERAGRMIAEGADVLDIGGESTRPGAAAVSAAMELDRVLPAIESVRQQWPDIPLSIDTYKAEVATAAVRAGADIVNDVWGLTHSLSEAERAAGGDSRGKFGPPAPTPMARAVAALGCPVIVMHNRFKPDYRDFWPDLLRDLQLSLTLAAAAGIPRHQIWLDPGFGFAKDVAQNLAVVRDLGRIVALGHPVLLGTSRKSTIGRVLDAPVDDRLDGTGATLVWGIQQGCQMVRVHDVAAMRRYVRMADALKQGLNFLP; this is encoded by the coding sequence ATGTTGAACTCTTCCACTCATACTTCCGAATTCTGGCAGAGCCCGCACGGGCGGAGCCTGCCCGCACCGGGTGGTCGCACGCTCGTCATGGGAATCCTCAACGTCACCCCCGATTCCTTTTCTGATGGCAACCAGCTGCCCACGCCGGAGGCGGTGGTGGAGCGGGCGGGGCGGATGATCGCCGAAGGGGCGGATGTGCTCGATATCGGGGGCGAGTCCACCCGACCCGGAGCGGCTGCGGTGTCCGCCGCCATGGAACTGGACCGGGTTCTGCCCGCGATTGAAAGCGTGCGACAGCAATGGCCCGACATCCCGCTCTCCATCGACACTTACAAGGCCGAGGTCGCGACCGCCGCCGTTCGGGCCGGCGCGGACATCGTCAACGATGTCTGGGGACTGACGCACAGTCTGTCGGAGGCGGAACGCGCAGCTGGGGGCGACAGCCGGGGGAAGTTCGGGCCGCCTGCGCCGACGCCGATGGCCAGGGCGGTGGCGGCGCTGGGTTGTCCGGTCATCGTGATGCATAACCGGTTCAAGCCGGACTACCGCGATTTCTGGCCCGATCTGCTCCGCGATCTTCAGCTGAGCCTGACGCTGGCGGCGGCGGCGGGGATTCCGCGGCACCAGATCTGGCTCGATCCGGGCTTTGGGTTTGCCAAGGACGTGGCGCAAAACCTGGCGGTCGTGCGCGACCTCGGCAGAATCGTCGCGCTTGGCCACCCGGTGCTGCTCGGCACGTCCCGCAAGTCCACCATCGGCCGGGTGCTCGATGCGCCGGTGGACGATCGCCTCGACGGCACCGGCGCCACGCTGGTCTGGGGCATCCAGCAGGGCTGCCAGATGGTGCGCGTGCACGACGTGGCCGCCATGCGCCGCTATGTGCGCATGGCCGACGCCCTGAAACAGGGCCTGAATTTCCTCCCATGA
- the dprA gene encoding DNA-processing protein DprA, with protein MADTLTERQAFMVLNDLPNIGPVTLHRLLEEFGSDPRDILAAPKRRLESVRGVGPETSDALVNWRRHFDLAKEEERLAKAGATFITARDEGYPKLLKEIHDPPIGLYRKGGYLFEQPCIAVVGSRRTTLYGQSVAKKLGADLARLGFCVVSGLARGIDTAAHEGALSVGGKTAAVLGCGIDIVYPPENLGLYRQIAETGAVLSEFPFGRKADKQTFPMRNRVVSGMCEAIVVVESDVAGGAMITARFAGEQGRLIYAVPGRIDQPSSAGCHQLIRDGATLFTGVDDILNELNYLDGLRPRAITTEGQPGLLEQLMPQLDATEQRVIAAFSGGGLLGVDALTAATGLGSSEVAAALMGLELKKLVSKRADGTFEARS; from the coding sequence ATGGCAGACACATTGACCGAGCGACAGGCCTTCATGGTCCTGAACGACCTGCCCAACATCGGGCCCGTCACGCTCCACCGGCTCCTTGAGGAGTTCGGGAGCGACCCGCGCGACATCCTCGCGGCCCCCAAGCGCCGGCTGGAGTCGGTGCGCGGCGTCGGCCCGGAGACGAGCGATGCGCTGGTCAACTGGCGGAGGCATTTTGACCTCGCGAAGGAGGAGGAGCGGCTGGCCAAGGCCGGCGCAACCTTCATCACCGCGCGCGACGAGGGCTATCCGAAATTGCTCAAGGAAATCCACGATCCGCCCATCGGGCTCTATCGGAAAGGCGGCTACCTGTTTGAGCAACCGTGCATCGCCGTCGTGGGCAGCCGGCGCACGACGCTCTACGGCCAGTCGGTGGCGAAGAAACTCGGCGCCGATCTCGCCCGGCTGGGTTTCTGCGTGGTGAGCGGCTTGGCGCGGGGCATCGACACGGCGGCGCACGAGGGCGCTCTGTCGGTGGGCGGCAAGACCGCCGCGGTGTTGGGGTGCGGCATCGACATCGTCTATCCGCCCGAGAACCTCGGGCTCTACCGCCAGATCGCCGAGACCGGCGCCGTGCTCTCGGAGTTTCCCTTCGGCCGCAAGGCGGACAAGCAGACCTTTCCGATGCGCAACCGCGTCGTCTCGGGCATGTGCGAAGCCATCGTGGTGGTGGAGAGCGACGTGGCCGGCGGGGCGATGATCACCGCGCGTTTCGCCGGCGAGCAGGGCCGGCTCATCTACGCCGTGCCGGGCCGCATCGACCAGCCCAGCAGCGCGGGCTGCCACCAGCTCATCCGCGACGGGGCGACGCTGTTTACCGGTGTCGACGACATTCTCAACGAGCTGAATTACCTCGATGGCTTGCGTCCACGAGCCATCACCACGGAAGGCCAGCCGGGTCTGCTCGAGCAACTCATGCCGCAGCTCGACGCGACGGAGCAGCGGGTCATCGCGGCTTTCAGCGGGGGCGGCCTGCTCGGGGTGGATGCGCTTACCGCCGCCACCGGCTTGGGTTCGTCCGAGGTGGCGGCGGCGCTCATGGGCTTGGAGCTTAAAAAGCTCGTCTCAAAACGCGCGGATGGCACGTTTGAGGCCCGTTCTTAG
- the tgt gene encoding tRNA guanosine(34) transglycosylase Tgt — MSGPFQLLQTDSATAARRGRLQTLHGVIETPIFMPVGTQGTVKALTPAQIKETGAQIILGNTYHLNLRPGSELIRELGGLHKFMGWDGPILTDSGGFQAFSLAKLRDIREDGIAFASHLDGAKVFLGPREVMTIQANLGSDIAMVIDECPPWPCTKEECRRAVDRSLRWAQQCQQIATDNGFLGAGHHVFAIAQGSTFDDLRREAAESLAALDFPGYAVGGVSVGEPEPEMIKQVAATTPFLPANKPRYTMGLGTPPQILKMIALGVDMFDCVHPTRVARNGAAFTPDGLINLRNERYRTDPKPLVEGLDNYTCRNFSRAYLRHLTMAGEILSSTLISLHNVHFYLDLVAQARAHIAAGDYGPWHRAWIGRYEAGEPTMA, encoded by the coding sequence ATGTCAGGCCCCTTTCAGCTCTTGCAGACCGACTCCGCGACCGCGGCCCGGCGCGGCCGGTTGCAGACTCTGCACGGCGTCATTGAGACGCCCATCTTCATGCCGGTCGGCACGCAGGGCACGGTCAAGGCGCTGACGCCGGCCCAGATCAAGGAGACCGGTGCGCAGATCATCCTCGGCAACACCTACCACCTCAACCTCCGTCCCGGATCGGAACTCATCCGCGAGCTCGGCGGCCTGCACAAGTTCATGGGCTGGGATGGCCCGATCCTGACCGACAGCGGCGGGTTCCAGGCGTTCAGCCTCGCGAAGCTGCGCGACATCCGCGAGGACGGCATCGCGTTCGCGTCGCACCTCGACGGTGCCAAGGTTTTCCTCGGTCCGCGCGAGGTCATGACGATCCAGGCCAATCTCGGCTCGGATATCGCGATGGTCATCGACGAATGCCCGCCCTGGCCGTGCACCAAGGAGGAGTGCCGCCGCGCCGTCGACCGCAGCCTGCGCTGGGCACAGCAGTGCCAGCAGATCGCGACCGACAACGGCTTCCTCGGCGCGGGCCACCATGTGTTTGCCATCGCGCAGGGCTCGACCTTCGACGACCTGCGCCGCGAGGCGGCCGAGTCGCTCGCCGCGCTGGACTTCCCGGGCTATGCCGTCGGCGGCGTGAGCGTGGGTGAACCCGAGCCGGAGATGATCAAGCAGGTGGCGGCGACGACGCCCTTCCTGCCCGCGAACAAGCCGCGCTACACGATGGGCCTCGGCACGCCGCCGCAGATCCTGAAGATGATCGCGCTGGGCGTGGACATGTTCGACTGCGTGCACCCGACGCGCGTGGCGCGCAACGGCGCCGCGTTCACTCCGGACGGGCTCATCAACCTCCGCAACGAGCGCTACCGCACCGACCCCAAGCCGCTGGTCGAGGGTCTCGACAATTACACCTGCCGCAACTTCTCCCGCGCCTACCTGCGGCACCTCACGATGGCGGGCGAGATTCTCTCCAGCACGCTGATCTCGCTGCATAACGTCCATTTCTACCTCGACCTCGTGGCCCAGGCCCGGGCGCACATCGCGGCCGGCGACTACGGCCCGTGGCACCGCGCCTGGATCGGGCGCTACGAGGCCGGCGAGCCTACAATGGCCTGA